CTGCATGGCTATGCGTAGGTTGCTGGCATTATTGGAGGTGACGGTCACGTATTTCTTCCGATAGCTGATGTAGGAGATGAGGAGCTGCAAAGGGAGTTCTCTGTCCGTAGTAAGGATGAATTCCCCGTTGATATCCGTGGTCACTCCTATAGTAGTACCATCTATGACCACCGAAGCACCTATCAGGCCCTCTTTATTGATCTCATCATAGACCTTCCCCTTGATCTCGGTCTGAGCCATCGATCCTATAGATGAGACGATCGAAAAAATAAAGAAGAATAAAGCTGCTCTCATGTGCTTGGGCTATTCGTGGTTCATGGTCAGCGAAGTCGGTCCAATGACTTCACCAGTTCTTCGTCTCGTTTGATAGCTCGGTTGGCGAGAAGGTGGAAGCCCAAGGCGATGATCGGTAGATAGGCTGCCAGATGGTAAGGGTTGGGGTCGGTATTTTCTAGTTTCTCCTGTAGGTCGGAAATACTCAGGAAGATGAGAACGACCATCGTCAGGATGAGAAGATAATTCAGTCTTCCCAGCATCAGTTGCCGTTTCCTATTCTTAAAAGAGAAAAGCACGAAAGCGGTCAACAGTATCACTCCTATGACCAGTCCTGAGATCGGGAAGGGCAAGAAAGGTTCCACATCAGCTCCTTGGATGCCGTGTACATCAAGTATAGTGTCTCCGATAGATGCGATATCCGTTAAGAACATTGCACCTAAACAAAGGATTACCAGTAAAAGAAAGAGGGATTGGATCCGCTGAATCATCTTATGGCTTAAGCTTAGCGGGCGAAAAGATACAATCTCAAGGGCAATTCCAGACCAATAACATGGCAGATCTCCTATTATCTCAGTCAGCCCAAGCACCACTGTCCCTAAATTGTCTTATTATTGCAAGCGAATAACACATCCGGTCTCATTCTGACTCCGGAATTCTATTTCGATTTACATTTACTTACCTCACCTTGGGAGCATCTTCCCGACACATTTAGAATACATTACAGAAAGTCATGTTTGACATTATCGAGTTGAACGGTATGAAAGTGACCGAGCTTCAGGAAACTGCCGAGAAGCTGAACATCAAGAACTACAAGTCCCTCAAAAAGCAAGAGCTCATCTATAAGATACTGGATGAGCAAGCGGTGAATCCGGTCAAGCTCAAAGAAGAGCAAGAGCAGGAGGAAGCCAAGAAGGAGGAACCGAAAAAAGATTCCAAACCCAAAGAGAGTCGTTCCAAAGATTCTTCCAATAAGGACAAGGAACAGGATGACAAGCCCAAATCCCGCAGGGACCACAAGGACTCATCCAACAAAGGCTCTGAAAGGAAAGACTCTGAGAACAAGGACTCCGACCGTAAAGGAGATCAGAAACGCGGAGAGAAGAAAGACGACAATCGCGAGCGCAAGAACGGTCGTGATAGGGACAAGGACCGCAAGAAGAAAGAGCATCCACCCAAAGGGAGCGATGACTATGGCTACAATTTCGATGGGCTGATCGTCCAAGAAGGAGTGCTGGAGATCATGAGCGATGGTTATGGATTCCTGCGTTCTTCCGACTACAACTATCTGAACTCACCGGATGATGTCTACGTGAGCCAATCGCAGATAAAACTGTTCGGACTCAAGACTGGAGATACGGTCAAAGGGAGTATCCGTCCTCCTCGAGTGGGAGAGAAGTATTTCCCTCTCATCAAAGTTGATAGCATCAATGGACGTGATCCGGAATTCGTACGCGACCGTGTTCCATTCAAGTTCTTGACACCTCTTTTTCCAGATGAGAAATTGAATCTGGCCGGGGATAACAAGAACATCTCTACACGCATCATGGACCTATTTGCCCCTATCGGGAAAGGCCAGCGTGGAATGATCGTTTCACAGCCCAAGACCGGTAAGACGGTCCTTCTCAAGGATGTGGCCAATGCCATCGCCAAGAATCACCCAGAGGTCTACCTCATCATCCTACTGATCGATGAGCGTCCGGAAGAGGTGACGGATATGGCGCGATCGGTCAATGCAGAAGTAGTGGCTTCTACCTTCGATGAGCCGGCCGAGCGTCATGTGAAGATCGCCAATATCGTACTGGAGAAGGCCAAGAGACTCACCGAGTGTGGACACGATGTGTGCATACTTCTGGATTCCATCACCCGTTTGGCCCGTGCCTATAACACGGTATCGCCTGCTTCAGGTAAGGTGCTGACCGGTGGTGTGGATGCCAATGCATTGCAGAAGCCGAAGAGCTTCTTCGGAGCGGCCCGAAAGATCGAGAACGGTGGTTCATTGACCATTCTGGCCACAGCACTTACAGAGACCGGATCCAAGATGGATGAAGTCATCTTCGAGGAATTCAAGGGAACAGGTAACATGGAATTGCAGCTGGATCGTAAGCTCGCCAACAAGCGTGTCTATCCGGCCATCGATATTCCGGCTTCCGGTACACGAAGAGAAGATCTCTTGATGGACAAGGAAGTCCTACAACGTGTGTGGATCCTGCGTAAGCATCTGAGCGACATGAACTCGATAGAGGCCATGGAATTCATCAAGGACAGGGTGATGCAGACACAGAACAATGAGGAGTTCCTCATTTCTATGAATGGCTGATATCCTTCAGAACGACTTTAAAGCCTCTCCACCTCGGAGAGGCTTTTTTATTGCCGCTACCTTTGATGCATGATGAGACTGTCGATCATTTTGGTATTCGTCTGGCTGGTATTCAAGTCGGCCATGCTACAATTCGGCTATGAGAGTGAACGCATTGGCGTGATCCTCAACATACTCTTCTTGGTCATCATCATCTTCATGGCGGTACGCAATCTGAGAAAGGATCTTGCCTTCTTCGAGATGCTCAAGGCTGGAATGCGTCCTGCGGCCGTCTATATCATCCTGATCACCTTGGCGATCTTCATCTACTATTCCTGGTTGGATCCTGGTCATATGCCCGGGGTGATAGAGAGTAATATCGATGCCATCGAGCAGACCATCGATGATGAGGGTGGATACGAGGCCTTTGCGAAGAACCACGGCCCTTTGGAATCGGCCGATCGGGGTGAGTATCTAGAAAAACAGCGCGAGGGATTTCAGATGTTGTTCTCCCCTTTTGCTAGGGCCTCCCAGAGTCTCCTTGCCTTGACCATGTTGGCCTTGATCTACTCGCTGATGATGATCGGATTCTACAAGGTGGGCAAAAGATTCATCCAGGAATGAGTTCATCGGCCAAGGCCGGTATATCCAATCCGTTGAAATTCCCGGAGGTCATCAGAAGTAGATTCCTATTGTGCCAGTCCATCTGCCTCAATGCCGTGAGGATCTCTTCCGAGCGTTCATAGGCAGTGACATTGGCAGTGGCAAAGGCCTGCTCGATTTCCTGCGCATCGATGGCTTCCAACCGCTTCTGAGCGACCACGGAAGGGTCGAAGAAGACCAAGGCCTTGTCTGCTTTGGCCATGCTGCCGGCATACTGTGAAAGGAAATCTTTATTGAGGGAAGAGAAGGTGTGTAGCTCCATGCAGGCGATTAATTCCCGCTCGGGATATTGTTCTTTAAGGGCATCAGTGGTCGCCTTCAACTTAGAAGGACTGTGGGCAAAATCCTTGTAGAACACGCTATGCGCATTCTTCTTGACCAGTTCCAGTCTACGGGCTGCTCCACTGAATCCACTGATGCTGGTATAGAATTGTTCCTTACTGAGACCCAGACTCAGGCATACATGCAGGGCTGCATTGAGATTCTGCAGATTGTGTTGACCGAAGACCTCTAGCGGATAGGACTCCGATCCATCCTCGAGATGGGTGACGCCTTGGTCTATCCTATGGGGATGTGTGCTGTACGGATGGGTCACGATGTTTGCGCGTATACTTTGAGCGATCTGCTTGAGCTCAGGATCTTCAGCATAGTAGATGAGGGTGCCGCCTTCTTCAATGGTATCGATGAACAGCCTGAATTGCTCCACATAGTTCTCAAATGTGGGAAAGACATTGATATGGTCCCATGCAATGCCGCTCAATACCGCCACATGCGGTCGATAGAGATGGAACTTGGGTCTGCGGTCGATCGGGGAAGAGAGGTATTCATCCCCTTCTAGAATGATCATGGGAGCATCGCTCAACTTGACCATACAGTCAAAGCCATCCAACTGAGCCCCCACCATATAATCGCACGGGACACCTTGATCCTGGAGTACATGTAGGATCATTGCAGTGATACTGGTCTTCCCGTGACTCCCACCGATCACTACGCGTTGCTTCTCCTTGGACTGCTGGAATAGATATTCTGGATACGAGTAGATGGTCAGTCCCAGCTCCTTGGCCCGGGCCAGTTCGGGGTTGTCTTCTCTGGCGTGCATGCCTAGAATGATCGCATCCAATTCCTCATTGATGCGTTCCGGATGCCAGCCCATCTCAGCGGGTAGGATGCC
This DNA window, taken from Flavobacteriales bacterium, encodes the following:
- the rho gene encoding transcription termination factor Rho, which produces MFDIIELNGMKVTELQETAEKLNIKNYKSLKKQELIYKILDEQAVNPVKLKEEQEQEEAKKEEPKKDSKPKESRSKDSSNKDKEQDDKPKSRRDHKDSSNKGSERKDSENKDSDRKGDQKRGEKKDDNRERKNGRDRDKDRKKKEHPPKGSDDYGYNFDGLIVQEGVLEIMSDGYGFLRSSDYNYLNSPDDVYVSQSQIKLFGLKTGDTVKGSIRPPRVGEKYFPLIKVDSINGRDPEFVRDRVPFKFLTPLFPDEKLNLAGDNKNISTRIMDLFAPIGKGQRGMIVSQPKTGKTVLLKDVANAIAKNHPEVYLIILLIDERPEEVTDMARSVNAEVVASTFDEPAERHVKIANIVLEKAKRLTECGHDVCILLDSITRLARAYNTVSPASGKVLTGGVDANALQKPKSFFGAARKIENGGSLTILATALTETGSKMDEVIFEEFKGTGNMELQLDRKLANKRVYPAIDIPASGTRREDLLMDKEVLQRVWILRKHLSDMNSIEAMEFIKDRVMQTQNNEEFLISMNG
- a CDS encoding peptidoglycan synthetase gives rise to the protein MRVHFIAIGGAAMHNLAIALHRKGYQVTGSDDKIFDPSRARLQREGILPAEMGWHPERINEELDAIILGMHAREDNPELARAKELGLTIYSYPEYLFQQSKEKQRVVIGGSHGKTSITAMILHVLQDQGVPCDYMVGAQLDGFDCMVKLSDAPMIILEGDEYLSSPIDRRPKFHLYRPHVAVLSGIAWDHINVFPTFENYVEQFRLFIDTIEEGGTLIYYAEDPELKQIAQSIRANIVTHPYSTHPHRIDQGVTHLEDGSESYPLEVFGQHNLQNLNAALHVCLSLGLSKEQFYTSISGFSGAARRLELVKKNAHSVFYKDFAHSPSKLKATTDALKEQYPERELIACMELHTFSSLNKDFLSQYAGSMAKADKALVFFDPSVVAQKRLEAIDAQEIEQAFATANVTAYERSEEILTALRQMDWHNRNLLLMTSGNFNGLDIPALADELIPG
- a CDS encoding DUF4199 domain-containing protein, whose amino-acid sequence is MMRLSIILVFVWLVFKSAMLQFGYESERIGVILNILFLVIIIFMAVRNLRKDLAFFEMLKAGMRPAAVYIILITLAIFIYYSWLDPGHMPGVIESNIDAIEQTIDDEGGYEAFAKNHGPLESADRGEYLEKQREGFQMLFSPFARASQSLLALTMLALIYSLMMIGFYKVGKRFIQE
- a CDS encoding DUF4293 domain-containing protein encodes the protein MIQRIQSLFLLLVILCLGAMFLTDIASIGDTILDVHGIQGADVEPFLPFPISGLVIGVILLTAFVLFSFKNRKRQLMLGRLNYLLILTMVVLIFLSISDLQEKLENTDPNPYHLAAYLPIIALGFHLLANRAIKRDEELVKSLDRLR